In Paracoccus aerodenitrificans, the following are encoded in one genomic region:
- a CDS encoding SLC13 family permease, giving the protein MFLFLGGFLIAIAMEKWHLHRRIALLTLKRVGVEPKRIILGMMIATAFLSMWVSNTATTLMMLPIGLSVLTLVVERSRNTDQGAEVGEQLASGGTISEVVDDPNIKAFGICLVLAIAWAATIGGLGTLLGSPPNAIVAGYVADELGRDIGFLQWMLIGLPLAAVFIVIAWFLMTNVLYRFKLEEIPGGKAMIDEQIAELGPVSQGERMVLIVFCSAAFLWVVPGLLTSLTGSNLGPLGLLDDTAIAIAAGIALFLLPARGRTTMVLEWKDAEDGLPWGVLLLFGGGLSLAGAVAASGLDQWFGQQVQGLGALSPIMLVATVVTLILFLTEVTSNTATAATFIPILGGVAVGIGVDPMALLIPAAFAATCAFMLPVGTPPNAIVFGTGAVTIGQMARGGFVLNIVGIVLITMFIYLLGGIALNITFG; this is encoded by the coding sequence GTGTTCCTGTTCCTCGGCGGTTTCCTGATCGCCATCGCGATGGAAAAATGGCATCTGCACCGCCGCATCGCGCTGCTGACCCTGAAACGCGTGGGGGTAGAGCCGAAACGGATCATCCTCGGCATGATGATCGCGACCGCCTTCCTGTCGATGTGGGTGTCGAACACCGCAACCACGCTGATGATGCTGCCTATCGGCCTTTCCGTGCTGACACTGGTGGTCGAGCGCAGCCGGAACACCGATCAGGGCGCCGAAGTCGGCGAGCAACTGGCCTCTGGCGGTACGATCAGCGAGGTGGTGGACGATCCGAATATCAAAGCGTTCGGGATCTGCCTTGTGCTGGCGATTGCATGGGCGGCGACGATTGGCGGACTTGGCACACTTCTGGGCAGCCCGCCTAATGCCATCGTCGCGGGCTATGTGGCCGATGAGCTGGGCCGGGATATCGGGTTTCTTCAGTGGATGCTGATCGGCCTGCCTCTGGCCGCCGTGTTCATCGTCATTGCCTGGTTCCTGATGACCAACGTACTGTACAGGTTCAAACTGGAGGAGATCCCCGGCGGCAAGGCCATGATCGACGAACAGATCGCCGAACTCGGCCCGGTCAGTCAGGGCGAACGCATGGTGCTGATCGTGTTCTGCTCTGCGGCGTTTCTCTGGGTGGTGCCGGGACTGCTGACCAGCCTGACGGGCAGCAATCTGGGGCCTCTCGGCCTGCTGGACGATACCGCCATCGCCATTGCTGCGGGGATCGCGCTGTTCCTGCTGCCCGCGCGGGGCCGTACCACGATGGTGCTGGAATGGAAGGATGCCGAGGACGGCCTGCCCTGGGGCGTGCTGCTTCTGTTCGGCGGCGGGCTGAGCCTTGCCGGCGCGGTTGCCGCCAGCGGGCTTGACCAGTGGTTCGGTCAGCAGGTGCAGGGGCTTGGCGCGTTGTCTCCGATCATGCTGGTGGCGACGGTGGTCACGCTGATCCTGTTCCTGACCGAGGTGACCTCGAACACCGCGACAGCCGCGACCTTCATCCCGATCCTCGGCGGCGTCGCGGTCGGGATCGGCGTCGACCCTATGGCGCTGCTGATCCCTGCGGCCTTCGCGGCGACCTGCGCCTTCATGCTGCCGGTCGGGACGCCTCCAAATGCGATTGTCTTCGGGACCGGGGCCGTCACGATCGGGCAAATGGCTCGTGGCGGGTTCGTGCTGAACATTGTCGGGATCGTGCTGATCACGATGTTTATCTATCTTCTGGGCGGAATTGCCCTGAATATCACCTTCGGATGA
- a CDS encoding anion permease, whose product MIAALIVWLLLGSSDSLSADARNVAAIGTLMAIWWMSEAIPLSATSLLPIVLIPMLTERTVSEATAPMPVRSCSCSSAVS is encoded by the coding sequence GTGATCGCGGCGCTGATCGTGTGGCTGTTGCTCGGCTCGTCCGACAGCCTCTCGGCGGATGCGCGGAATGTCGCGGCCATCGGTACGCTGATGGCGATCTGGTGGATGTCCGAGGCGATCCCGCTTTCCGCCACCTCGCTTCTGCCCATCGTGCTGATCCCGATGCTGACCGAGCGTACCGTCAGCGAGGCGACCGCCCCTATGCCAGTTCGATCGTGTTCCTGTTCCTCGGCGGTTTCCTGA
- the pncB gene encoding nicotinate phosphoribosyltransferase, which produces MMPNVDIASRVYNHRWKIDPIVRSLLDTDFYKLLMCQSVFRNRPDTNVTFQLINRTKSVRLADMVDEAELREQLDQVRALRLTRGESTWLRGNTFYGKRQMFRPDFMEWLENVQLPEYELTKRDGQYELRFEGKWPEVMLWEIPALAIIMELRSRAVTKDMGRFELQVLYARAMTRVWEKITGLNTLPDLKIADFGTRRRHSYLWQDWCVQAMGEGLGHAPDGKFTGTSNCLIAMRRDVEAIGTNAHELPMVYAALAETDHELKQAPYRVLADWHEEHEGNLRIILPDTYGTKGFLDDAPDWLAGWTGIRVDSGDPAENAEIAIQWWKDRGEDPTQKLVIFSDGLDEEKIKHLYLQFNGRVKVSFGWGTLLTNDFRGLVDGDGLDPLSLVCKAVEAEGRPTVKLSDNPAKAMGPADQIERYKRVFGVGEQERVEVFV; this is translated from the coding sequence ATGATGCCCAATGTCGATATTGCCAGCCGTGTTTATAATCACCGCTGGAAGATTGATCCGATCGTGCGCTCGCTGCTGGATACGGATTTCTACAAGCTGCTGATGTGTCAGTCGGTGTTCCGCAACCGGCCCGACACGAACGTGACCTTCCAGCTTATCAACCGGACGAAATCCGTGCGCCTCGCCGATATGGTCGATGAGGCCGAGCTGCGCGAACAACTGGATCAGGTCCGCGCCTTGCGGCTGACGCGCGGGGAATCGACATGGCTGCGGGGCAATACCTTCTATGGCAAGCGCCAGATGTTCCGCCCCGATTTCATGGAGTGGCTGGAGAATGTGCAGCTTCCCGAATATGAGCTGACCAAGCGCGACGGCCAGTATGAGCTTCGCTTCGAAGGCAAATGGCCCGAGGTGATGCTGTGGGAAATTCCTGCCCTCGCCATCATCATGGAGCTTCGGTCCCGCGCCGTGACCAAGGATATGGGGCGGTTCGAATTGCAGGTTCTTTATGCCCGCGCGATGACACGGGTCTGGGAAAAGATCACCGGGCTGAACACGTTGCCGGATCTGAAGATCGCCGATTTCGGGACGCGGCGGCGGCATTCCTATCTGTGGCAGGACTGGTGTGTGCAGGCGATGGGCGAAGGTCTGGGCCATGCGCCGGACGGCAAATTCACCGGCACCTCGAATTGCCTGATCGCCATGCGCCGCGATGTTGAGGCAATCGGGACCAATGCGCATGAATTGCCGATGGTCTATGCCGCCCTTGCCGAGACGGATCATGAGCTGAAACAGGCTCCTTACCGGGTGCTGGCCGACTGGCATGAGGAACATGAGGGCAATCTGCGCATCATCCTGCCCGATACTTATGGCACAAAGGGGTTTCTGGACGATGCGCCGGACTGGCTGGCGGGCTGGACCGGGATCCGTGTCGATTCAGGCGATCCTGCGGAAAACGCTGAAATCGCGATCCAATGGTGGAAAGATCGCGGCGAAGACCCGACCCAGAAGCTGGTGATTTTCTCGGACGGGCTGGATGAAGAGAAGATCAAGCATCTCTATCTCCAGTTCAACGGCCGCGTGAAGGTCAGCTTCGGTTGGGGGACGCTGCTGACCAATGATTTCCGGGGGCTGGTGGATGGCGACGGGCTGGACCCGCTAAGCCTTGTCTGCAAAGCCGTTGAGGCCGAGGGTCGGCCCACGGTCAAGCTGTCCGACAACCCCGCCAAGGCGATGGGGCCGGCTGATCAGATCGAGCGTTACAAGCGGGTCTTCGGTGTCGGCGAGCAAGAGCGGGTCGAGGTCTTCGTTTGA
- a CDS encoding ABC transporter ATP-binding protein: protein MNLHAPFADQIDAFRPADGPPPQSLLRFIRWALSGSGRGLSIAALTSAASGAADVISATLLGAVIDSITGSTPETVWDQSWPILLGFVLFFLVIRPIILGLSTASSNVIIGPNVLPLVLSRLHRWTMGQAVSFFDNDFAGRLAQKQMQTARAITDFASEMVNVVAFALAAIIGSAAYLLSVDIWSAVALLAWLAAYGLLIRFFLPLIRARSAARASARATVTGQVVDTITNIKTVKLFAHADHEDRAALSAMAGFRERALDFGVVSTWFRLSLMTLAGVLPVILIGGTIFLYQQGQATAGDIAASGAIALRLSQMSGWVSMALMGIWGSIGEIEDGMQTLSPGHTLTDAPGAETLSQISGEVRFQNVSFSYGRTDGHGGVHGIDLAIRPGERVGLVGASGAGKSTLVALLLRLYDVEAGKILIDGSDIRDVTQESLRRNIGMVTQETAMFNRSARDNIRYGSPEATHAQIEAAAAAAEADKFIAGMQDHAGRTGYDAHLGERGVKLSGGQRQRIALARAFLKDAPILILDEATSALDSEVEAAIQDSLDRVMEGKTVLAIAHRLSTIAEMDRIVVLEEGRIVEEGTHDQLLAQNGTYARYWNRQSGGFLGTDEDDQGADGVHAAPQTA from the coding sequence ATGAACCTCCATGCCCCATTTGCCGACCAGATCGACGCATTCCGCCCGGCAGACGGCCCGCCCCCACAAAGCTTGTTGCGGTTCATCCGATGGGCGCTCAGCGGGTCCGGGCGGGGCCTGTCCATCGCCGCGCTGACCTCGGCGGCAAGCGGAGCGGCGGATGTGATATCCGCGACATTGCTGGGTGCTGTCATCGACAGCATCACAGGCTCCACGCCCGAAACCGTCTGGGACCAAAGCTGGCCGATCCTTCTGGGTTTCGTTCTGTTCTTTCTGGTCATACGCCCCATCATACTGGGCCTATCGACGGCCTCGTCTAACGTGATTATCGGGCCGAATGTGCTGCCTCTGGTGCTGTCGCGCCTGCATCGCTGGACAATGGGACAGGCGGTCAGTTTCTTCGACAACGACTTCGCCGGTCGGCTGGCACAGAAACAGATGCAGACCGCGCGGGCGATCACCGATTTCGCCTCGGAAATGGTGAATGTGGTCGCCTTTGCACTGGCCGCGATCATCGGCTCTGCTGCCTATCTTCTGTCGGTCGATATCTGGAGCGCGGTCGCATTGCTGGCATGGCTGGCGGCCTATGGCCTGCTGATCCGCTTTTTCCTGCCGCTGATCCGTGCGCGATCCGCCGCACGCGCATCGGCCCGCGCGACCGTGACCGGACAGGTCGTGGATACGATCACCAATATCAAGACGGTCAAACTGTTCGCCCATGCCGATCATGAGGATCGCGCCGCCCTGTCCGCAATGGCCGGGTTCCGCGAACGCGCCCTTGATTTCGGCGTGGTCTCGACATGGTTCCGCCTGTCGCTGATGACGCTTGCCGGGGTCCTGCCCGTCATCCTGATCGGCGGCACGATTTTCCTGTATCAGCAGGGTCAGGCCACGGCGGGCGATATCGCGGCATCGGGGGCGATTGCGCTTCGCCTGTCGCAGATGAGCGGTTGGGTCAGCATGGCTCTGATGGGAATCTGGGGCTCGATCGGTGAGATCGAGGACGGGATGCAGACCTTGTCGCCAGGCCATACGCTGACCGACGCACCCGGCGCGGAGACATTGTCGCAGATCAGCGGAGAGGTCCGTTTCCAGAATGTCTCATTCAGCTATGGCCGCACGGACGGGCATGGCGGGGTGCACGGGATCGACCTTGCGATCCGACCCGGAGAGCGTGTCGGTCTGGTCGGCGCATCCGGTGCCGGCAAGTCAACGCTGGTTGCCTTGTTGCTGAGGCTCTATGACGTCGAGGCGGGCAAGATCCTGATCGACGGGTCGGATATCCGCGATGTGACTCAGGAAAGCCTGCGCCGGAATATCGGCATGGTCACGCAGGAAACAGCGATGTTCAACCGCTCGGCCCGCGACAATATCCGTTATGGCAGCCCCGAGGCGACACATGCGCAGATCGAGGCCGCCGCCGCCGCGGCAGAGGCGGATAAATTCATCGCCGGGATGCAGGACCATGCGGGTCGGACAGGTTATGACGCGCATCTGGGTGAGCGTGGCGTCAAGCTGTCGGGCGGGCAGCGGCAGCGTATCGCCCTGGCCCGCGCCTTTCTGAAAGACGCCCCGATCCTTATTCTGGATGAAGCGACCTCGGCGCTGGACAGCGAGGTCGAGGCAGCCATTCAGGATTCGCTCGACCGGGTGATGGAGGGCAAGACCGTGCTGGCGATTGCGCACCGCCTTTCAACCATCGCCGAGATGGACCGGATCGTCGTGCTGGAGGAGGGCCGCATCGTCGAGGAAGGCACGCATGACCAGCTTCTTGCGCAGAACGGCACCTATGCGCGTTACTGGAACCGGCAATCGGGCGGGTTTCTTGGCACGGATGAGGACGATCAGGGCGCGGATGGGGTTCACGCAGCGCCGCAAACCGCCTAA
- a CDS encoding class I SAM-dependent RNA methyltransferase gives MTLWTVERLGRHGDGIAVADDGQQVFAARTLPGEQITGEAHDGRIAAPKILRPSPDRIRPDCPHYASCGGCALMHAADGFVAQWKADLVRSALSAHGITARIAGVATSPERSRRRAVLSGRRTKRGATVGFHGRASDQIVDVTDCRVLRPQINAALPLLRDMVAAGASRNAELSLTVTETPAGLDIAVSGGKPIDAALTETLGTLMRQGELARLDWDGTPMTRRAPARPMGRARVVPPPGAFLQATAEGEAALLSVVRKTLEGRRRIVDLFAGCGTFTLPLAAQAEMHAVEGLAAPLEALDAAWRSTPDLHRITTETRDLATRPLMPDELARFDAAVIDPPRSGAAAQARELAASSLDRIAWVSCDPVTFARDAATMTAAGWRMGGIYVVDQFRWSPHVETVTSFTRD, from the coding sequence ATGACGCTCTGGACAGTTGAACGGCTTGGCCGTCACGGCGACGGAATCGCCGTCGCGGATGACGGGCAGCAGGTATTCGCGGCGCGGACCCTGCCGGGTGAGCAGATCACGGGTGAGGCGCATGACGGGCGCATCGCCGCGCCGAAAATCCTCCGCCCCTCGCCCGACCGTATCCGCCCGGATTGCCCGCATTATGCAAGCTGCGGCGGATGTGCGCTGATGCATGCCGCCGATGGCTTCGTGGCGCAATGGAAGGCCGATCTGGTCCGCTCTGCCCTGTCGGCGCATGGGATTACGGCCCGGATCGCCGGGGTGGCGACATCGCCCGAACGCTCTCGCCGCAGGGCGGTTTTGTCGGGGCGGCGCACCAAGCGCGGGGCGACCGTCGGGTTCCACGGCAGAGCCTCGGATCAGATCGTCGATGTCACGGATTGCCGCGTGCTGCGCCCGCAGATTAACGCGGCATTGCCCCTGCTGCGCGACATGGTTGCAGCCGGGGCCTCGCGTAATGCTGAACTGTCCCTGACCGTCACCGAGACCCCCGCCGGTCTGGATATCGCCGTCAGCGGCGGCAAACCAATCGATGCGGCGTTGACCGAAACACTGGGTACGCTGATGCGTCAGGGAGAGCTGGCGCGTCTCGACTGGGACGGCACGCCGATGACCCGCCGCGCCCCCGCCCGCCCGATGGGTCGCGCCCGGGTCGTGCCGCCGCCCGGTGCCTTCCTGCAGGCAACCGCAGAGGGTGAGGCCGCGTTGCTGAGCGTCGTGCGCAAAACCCTTGAAGGCCGCCGCCGCATCGTCGATCTGTTCGCAGGCTGCGGCACCTTTACCCTGCCTCTGGCGGCACAGGCCGAAATGCACGCGGTCGAGGGGCTGGCCGCACCGCTGGAGGCGCTTGACGCGGCATGGCGCAGCACCCCAGATCTGCATCGCATCACGACCGAGACCCGCGACCTCGCCACCCGCCCGCTGATGCCGGACGAACTGGCGCGGTTCGATGCCGCCGTGATCGACCCGCCCCGCAGCGGTGCCGCCGCACAGGCCAGAGAGCTGGCCGCATCCTCGCTGGACCGCATCGCATGGGTCAGCTGCGATCCCGTCACCTTTGCCCGCGACGCCGCCACCATGACCGCCGCAGGCTGGCGCATGGGTGGCATCTATGTGGTTGACCAGTTCCGCTGGTCGCCCCATGTCGAAACAGTGACCAGCTTCACCCGCGACTGA
- the pncA gene encoding bifunctional nicotinamidase/pyrazinamidase: MPKALIVIDAQVDFCPGGRLAVEGGDQIMGPVNDLMADYDAVVLTQDWHPEDHSSFADNHDGAEPFSTVDMPYGPQVLWPRHCVIGSPGAAFHPVLAVDVADMILRKGYRPDIDSYSAFFENDHKTRTGLEGYLRERGLLELDFVGLAHDFCVAWSAIDAAKLGFTVSVIEEATRAIDLNGSRASAQENMRAAGVTLK; encoded by the coding sequence ATGCCCAAAGCCCTTATCGTGATTGACGCTCAGGTCGATTTCTGTCCCGGAGGCCGTCTGGCCGTAGAGGGCGGCGATCAGATCATGGGGCCGGTCAATGATCTGATGGCGGATTACGACGCCGTCGTGCTGACGCAGGACTGGCATCCCGAGGATCATTCGAGCTTTGCCGATAATCACGACGGGGCCGAACCGTTCAGCACTGTGGACATGCCCTATGGGCCTCAGGTTTTGTGGCCGCGGCATTGCGTGATCGGATCGCCGGGCGCGGCGTTCCATCCTGTTCTGGCGGTGGATGTGGCGGATATGATCCTGCGGAAAGGCTACAGGCCGGATATCGACAGCTATTCGGCGTTTTTCGAGAACGATCACAAGACCCGCACCGGGCTGGAGGGCTATCTGCGTGAGCGCGGTCTGCTGGAGCTGGATTTCGTCGGGCTCGCCCATGATTTCTGCGTTGCCTGGTCGGCCATTGACGCCGCGAAGCTGGGCTTCACCGTCAGTGTGATCGAAGAGGCGACGCGGGCCATAGATCTGAACGGATCCCGCGCCTCCGCGCAGGAGAATATGCGCGCAGCAGGAGTGACCCTGAAATGA
- a CDS encoding NUDIX hydrolase translates to MIRRPAADISRTRPAQLNAAAQAGSGGGMASSDISVKALRTRLERAIQTPADPTSDFDANPEVTAPDLPLREAGVLAAFHEDDGRLYLTKRAATMRHHPGQIALPGGKVDPGDADQIAAALREAHEEIALDPAQLEVIGTLPPHRTVTQFRITPVVGIIRGPFSPVAEPGEVAEVFTLPFDHIANPGNYRLEGRVWRGSWRAYRVAPYGPYYLWGATARILLGLAQRLSV, encoded by the coding sequence ATGATCCGCCGCCCCGCCGCCGACATATCCAGAACCCGGCCTGCGCAGTTGAATGCAGCGGCGCAGGCCGGGTCAGGTGGCGGCATGGCATCATCAGACATATCCGTGAAGGCGCTGAGGACCCGGCTGGAACGTGCCATACAGACTCCGGCTGATCCGACCTCTGATTTCGACGCCAACCCCGAGGTAACCGCGCCGGATCTTCCGCTGCGCGAGGCCGGTGTGCTGGCCGCATTTCATGAAGATGACGGGCGGCTTTACCTGACCAAGCGAGCCGCAACGATGCGGCATCATCCGGGGCAGATTGCCCTGCCGGGCGGCAAGGTCGATCCCGGCGATGCCGACCAGATCGCCGCCGCCCTGCGTGAAGCGCATGAGGAAATCGCGCTTGATCCTGCACAACTGGAAGTCATAGGAACGCTGCCTCCGCATCGCACGGTGACGCAATTCAGGATCACTCCAGTCGTCGGCATCATCCGTGGTCCCTTCTCGCCGGTCGCCGAGCCGGGCGAGGTCGCAGAGGTGTTCACCCTCCCCTTCGATCACATCGCCAATCCGGGGAATTACCGGCTTGAGGGCCGGGTCTGGCGCGGAAGCTGGCGGGCCTATCGGGTGGCGCCTTATGGTCCCTATTATCTCTGGGGCGCGACGGCGCGGATCCTGCTGGGTCTTGCTCAGAGGCTCTCTGTATGA
- a CDS encoding CCA tRNA nucleotidyltransferase, which yields MKLAADFLSDAPLQRVMSMLSASGHRALIVGGAVRNAALGYAVDDVDISTDAHPKRVIELARDAGLKAVPTGIDHGTVTIVADGTGFEVTTFRRDLETDGRWAVVSFSDRIEDDAARRDFTMNALYLTADGQLLDPVNGWNDLQNRELRFVGDPATRIREDYLRILRFFRFLAWYAESSAPGITGLVAAERAGLSGVSAERIGAEIRKLLSAPDPSASVALMEETGVLTQILPGAKSGTLTALVLQERHENTAPDWQRRLAALGAEDPAGVLRLSRQEATYLSTVNASAQMSLDEIAFHHGFELARDIALIRLAKDVEVAQDWQQRIDRAANATLPVTAADLMPALSGPQIGRGLKAAEAHWIESGFAATRPALIETALLAGKDDS from the coding sequence ATGAAGCTTGCCGCGGATTTTCTGTCCGACGCGCCGCTGCAGCGCGTCATGTCGATGCTGAGCGCGAGCGGACATCGGGCCCTGATCGTCGGCGGTGCCGTGCGGAATGCCGCGCTTGGATATGCGGTCGACGATGTGGATATCTCGACCGACGCGCATCCAAAGCGGGTGATCGAGCTTGCACGGGATGCAGGGCTGAAAGCCGTACCGACAGGCATCGACCACGGCACTGTGACCATCGTGGCCGACGGTACGGGCTTTGAGGTGACGACATTTCGGCGGGACCTTGAAACGGATGGCCGGTGGGCCGTGGTGTCATTCTCGGACCGGATCGAGGACGACGCCGCCCGCCGGGATTTCACCATGAATGCGCTGTATCTGACGGCGGATGGTCAGCTTCTTGACCCGGTGAATGGCTGGAACGATCTGCAGAACCGCGAACTGCGCTTTGTCGGCGATCCCGCAACTCGCATCCGTGAGGATTATCTTCGTATTCTGCGGTTTTTCCGCTTTCTTGCCTGGTATGCCGAAAGCTCCGCGCCCGGTATCACCGGGCTGGTTGCCGCCGAGCGGGCCGGGCTTTCAGGAGTTTCCGCCGAACGGATCGGGGCCGAGATACGCAAATTGCTGTCCGCACCCGATCCTTCGGCCTCGGTCGCGCTGATGGAGGAAACCGGGGTGCTGACGCAAATTCTACCCGGTGCGAAAAGCGGGACCCTCACCGCGCTTGTGCTTCAGGAGAGGCATGAAAATACTGCGCCGGACTGGCAGCGCCGCCTTGCTGCGCTTGGCGCTGAAGACCCCGCCGGGGTGCTGCGGCTTTCGCGACAGGAGGCCACATATCTCAGCACCGTCAATGCCTCGGCGCAGATGTCCCTGGATGAAATCGCCTTTCATCACGGCTTTGAACTGGCCCGCGATATCGCGCTGATCCGGCTGGCAAAGGACGTTGAAGTCGCGCAAGACTGGCAGCAGCGTATCGACCGCGCCGCGAATGCGACGCTTCCGGTCACGGCGGCGGATCTGATGCCCGCTCTGTCCGGCCCGCAGATCGGCCGGGGCCTGAAAGCGGCCGAGGCGCATTGGATAGAGTCCGGGTTCGCGGCCACGCGACCCGCCCTGATTGAGACCGCCCTTCTGGCGGGGAAGGATGATTCATGA